A portion of the Ricinus communis isolate WT05 ecotype wild-type chromosome 10, ASM1957865v1, whole genome shotgun sequence genome contains these proteins:
- the LOC125371322 gene encoding benzyl alcohol O-benzoyltransferase-like translates to MNSPTSSIRFQVHRREPELIVPAKPTPYDFKPLSDIDDQEGLRFHIPVVQIYKHDPSMQGKDPVKVISEALAKALVFYYPFAGRLREWPNRKLVVECTSEGVLFIEADANVTLEQCGDALQPPFPLLDELLFDVPGSSGVINCPLLLIQVTRFKCGGFIYALRLNHTMSDGPGLVQFLTTVGEMARGEQNPSVLPVWERHVLNARNPPITTCTHREYDEIPDNHIMNPFPLDDLDEQAFFFGPTEISSFRRYAPSHLGGCSTFEILTACFWKCRTIALQPNPTTEMKMIFANNVRNKFDPPLVPKGYYGNGFVLSTAVTTAEKLLKEPVSYAIELIKKAKADTTREYVQSVADTLLIKGRPHFTTEEAYFMSDVRHMGFREVDFGWGRATYAGPINSTPMQCSYYLPFENEKREIGFMLPICLPAQAMERFAKELKILLQDKPVNGVVSSSFIQSPL, encoded by the exons ATGAATTCACCAACAAGCTCCATCAGGTTCCAGGTCCACAGGCGTGAACCTGAACTAATCGTCCCGGCCAAGCCCACCCCTTACGACTTCAAGCCATTATCGGACATAGATGACCAAGAAGGTCTTCGATTCCATATTCCTGTCGtacaaatttataaacatGACCCTTCAATGCAAGGAAAAGACCCTGTTAAGGTGATAAGCGAGGCGCTTGCTAAAGCGCTAGTGTTTTACTATCCATTTGCTGGTAGGCTCAGAGAATGGCCTAACCGCAAGCTTGTAGTGGAATGCACCAGCGAAGGGGTCTTGTTTATTGAGGCTGATGCTAATGTTACTCTTGAACAATGCGGAGATGCACTTCAACCTCCTTTTCCCTTATTGGATGAGCTGCTCTTTGATGTCCCTGGCTCTAGTGGTGTGATTAATTGTCCTTTGTTGCTTATTCAG GTAACACGCTTCAAGTGCGGCGGTTTTATTTATGCACTTCGACTCAATCACACTATGAGTGATGGCCCTGGTCTAGTCCAATTCCTGACGACAGTTGGAGAAATGGCCCGTGGAGAACAAAACCCTTCAGTTCTTCCAGTATGGGAAAGACATGTCCTAAATGCAAGAAACCCACCAATTACAACATGCACACATCGCGAATACGATGAAATTCCTGACAATCATATAATGAATCCATTTCCACTTGATGATTTGGATGAACAAGCATTTTTTTTTGGACCTACTGAAATATCATCTTTTCGAAGATATGCCCCTTCTCATCTCGGTGGCTGCTCCACTTTTGAAATTCTAACCGCGTGTTTTTGGAAATGTCGTACTATTGCTCTTCAGCCAAACCCTACAACagaaatgaaaatgatttttgcTAACAATGTACGCAACAAATTTGATCCTCCACTAGTACCAAAGGGGTATTATGGCAATGGATTTGTGCTTTCGACTGCGGTGACAACGGCTGAAAAACTCTTGAAAGAACCGGTAAGTTATgcaatagaattaataaaaaaggcTAAAGCAGACACGACTAGAGAGTATGTTCAGTCAGTGGCAGATACACTACTGATCAAAGGTAGACCTCATTTTACCACAGAAGAAGCATACTTTATGTCAGATGTGAGACATATGGGATTTAGAGAGGTGGATTTCGGATGGGGAAGAGCTACATATGCTGGTCCTATCAATTCTACTCCAATGCAATGTAGCTATTATTTACCATtcgaaaatgagaaaagagaaattggATTCATGTTGCCAATTTGCTTGCCAGCACAAGCGATGGAAAGATTTGCAAAGGAGTTGAAAATTCTATTGCAAGACAAGCCAGTCAATGGTGTGGTTAGTTCGTCGTTTATACAATCACCTTTGTAG
- the LOC8284279 gene encoding benzyl alcohol O-benzoyltransferase-like: MAPPPSTSLVFKVHRHEPELVTPAKPTPHEFKPLSDIDDQEGLRFHIPVIQFYRCDPSMKGKDPAKVIREALAETLVFYYPFAGRLREGPDRKLMVECTGEGVLFIEADADVSLQQFGDALQPPFPCLEDLLFDVPGSTAVLNSPLLLIQVTRLNCGGFIFALRLNHTISDAPGLVQFMSAVGEMGRGAHAPSVLPVWERQVLNARNPPRVTCEHREYDEVADTKGTIIPLDDMVHQSFFFGPTEISALRSLVPPHLRQSSTFEILTACLWKCRTMALRPDPKEEMRIICIVNARNKFNPPLPKGYYGNGFVFPVAVATARELSRNPLSFALELIRKVKESVSEEYVRSVADLMVIKGRPHFTVVRSYLVSDVTRAGFGEVDFGWGQAAYGGPAKGGVGAIPGVASFYIPFKNMKGENGIVVPVCLPAQAMGVFVKELSGMLQQQQPISSAKKSLFITSAL; the protein is encoded by the exons ATGGCTCCACCGCCTTCCACCTCTCTAGTCTTTAAGGTTCACAGGCATGAACCTGAACTGGTCACTCCAGCTAAACCCACCCCACATGAGTTCAAGCCGTTATCCGACATCGATGACCAAGAGGGTCTCAGATTCCACATTCCGGTGATACAGTTTTACCGGTGTGATCCTTCCATGAAAGGAAAAGACCCTGCAAAGGTCATTAGAGAAGCACTTGCTGAAACACTTGTGTTTTATTATCCGTTTGCTGGTAGGCTTAGAGAAGGGCCTGACCGTAAGCTTATGGTGGAATGTACTGGTGAAGGTGTGTTGTTTATTGAAGCTGATGCTGATGTTTCACTGCAGCAATTTGGTGATGCTCTTCAACCTCCATTTCCTTGCTTGGAAGACCTACTTTTTGATGTTCCTGGTTCTACTGCTGTGCTAAACTCCCCTTTGTTGCTTATTCAG GTGACACGCCTCAATTGTGGTGGCTTTATTTTCGCCCTCCGACTCAACCACACAATAAGCGATGCGCCCGGCCTAGTTCAATTCATGTCAGCCGTAGGAGAGATGGGGCGCGGTGCACATGCACCCTCTGTTCTTCCTGTGTGGGAAAGACAAGTGCTAAACGCGCGAAACCCACCGCGAGTAACCTGCGAACACCGGGAGTACGATGAGGTGGCCGACACCAAAGGCACGATAATTCCGCTGGATGACATGGTACACCAATCATTCTTCTTTGGACCCACTGAAATCTCAGCTCTTCGGAGTCTGGTTCCACCTCATCTGCGTCAATCTTCTACTTTCGAAATTTTAACGGCGTGTCTGTGGAAGTGTCGCACAATGGCACTTCGACCGGACCCAAAGGAAGAAATGCGTATAATTTGCATTGTGAATGCACGTAATAAGTTTAATCCGCCTTTACCAAAAGGTTACTACGGGAATGGGTTTGTGTTTCCAGTGGCGGTTGCCACCGCGAGAGAATTATCTCGAAACCCGCTGAGTTTTGCGTTGGAACTGATAAGAAAGGTTAAAGAAAGTGTGAGTGAAGAGTATGTGAGATCAGTGGCTGATCTAATGGTGATTAAGGGTAGGCCTCATTTTACGGTGGTGAGGAGTTACCTAGTGTCGGATGTGACGCGTGCAGGGTTCGGGGAGGTGGATTTTGGTTGGGGTCAAGCTGCTTATGGTGGACCAGCTAAAGGTGGGGTAGGAGCCATTCCTGGAGTTGCGAGCTTCTACATACCATTCAAGAACATGAAAGGAGAGAATGGAATTGTGGTGCCAGTTTGCTTGCCTGCACAAGCAATGGGCGTATTTGTAAAGGAGCTCAGTGGTATGttacagcagcagcagccaATTAGCAGTGCTAAAAAGTCTTTATTTATAACTTCTGCATTGTAA